The Anabaena sp. PCC 7108 region CGGGGAAACCTATCCCTACCCCAACCAAATCAGAGAACGTATTTTAGCAATTTGTGCTGGTGATCCAATTTCAATGGCAGAATTAGCAGAAATAGATGATGCGATCGCTCTAGCTTTTTCCCAAGCCGCCCAAAATATTCAAATTGGTCATCCACCAGCTACCTTAATCGGCTCCCACGGTCAAACAGTTTACCATCGACCACCACGGATAAATGGTGAGAAAACTTCTCTCCCTCTGTCTTTGGGCTATAGCTTACAACTGGGTCGAGGTGCTTTAATTTCCCGCCTTACAGGTATTACTACTGTTAGTAATTTTCGGGTGGCTGATATTGCGGCTGGTGGTCATGGTGCGCCTCTTGTTCCTAGAGTCGATGCCTATTTGCTCAGTCATCCACAGGAAGGGCGTTGTATTCAAAATATTGGTGGGATTGGTAATGTTGCTTACATACCCCCTCGACGTGACAACTGGCTCTCTCGAATTCTTGGTTGGGATACAGGCCCTGGAAATAGTTTGTTGGATTTAGCTGTACAATATTTTTCAGATGGTGCTAAAAGTTATGATGAAAATGGGACTTGGGCTGCTAGTGGTACTCCCTACCATCCACTGGTAGAAAAATGGCTTAGTCAAGATTATTTTCATTTATCACCACCTAAATCTACCGGGCGGGAGTTATTTGGTGTTACTTACTTGAATAATTGTTTACAAGATGCCCAAGTTTACCACCTCAGCCCCGCAGATGTGTTAGCAACAATCACAGAACTGACAGCAGCTTCGATTGTTCACAGTTATCGTACCTTTTTACCAGAAATGCCACAAAGGGTATTATTATGTGGTGGTGGTAGTCGAAATCTTTACTTAAAACATCGGTTAGAGTTATTATTGGCACCAATTCCAGTTTTAACTACAGATGATGTCGGCTTAAGTGCAGCTTTTAAGGAAGCGATCGCCTTCGCAGTGTTAGCATATTGGCGACAGCTAGGTATTCCTGGAAACTTACCCGCTGCAACTGGAGGGGAAAAAGAAGTGCTGTTAGGAGAACTTCACAGTAATATTACTGAATGAAGAATATTTTTTGTTGATTTTTCCTGAGATACACTATGTTAAATATATAGCTTTATTTTTACGTATTGGTTCAAAACAAGGACTATATTCAGTGACTCACACTTTTTTATTAGAACCAGGACGCTGGATCATGCAAGGAAGTTGGTTGGAACGTAATGGTATGCCAATCAGCTTTAAGGGTATGACTTTAGTAGTTTGGAACCGTGAGAACTGGTTTTCTATGGCAACAAAGTTGGTATTTCCAGGCAGCGATCGCTCAGAAATATCTTGCCAATATAAAGGAAGACTGCATGATGGTGATCGTCAATATACTTTTTTACTCCAGCACAATCTTTTAGGACAGGTTGAAGGTGAAGGTTGGATTTGTCCAGATACCATCGTACAGCGTTACTGGGTATTGGGCGATCGTGAACGTCGTAGCGGTTTTGAAACTTTACACCAGGTTTCAGATAATAACTACTATCTCACTAGCGGTATCCTAGCAGGTCATTTTTTAACCAGTACAATGGAAGCAAGCTTAGAGCGTCAACCTACATAACAAACAGGGTACTTTTAACAGGAAAGAAGAGAAAAAAGACATGAATATGTGTACTGACTTT contains the following coding sequences:
- a CDS encoding anhydro-N-acetylmuramic acid kinase encodes the protein MHPTRVIGLMSGTSVDGIDAALVEICGTDLDLKVQLLAGETYPYPNQIRERILAICAGDPISMAELAEIDDAIALAFSQAAQNIQIGHPPATLIGSHGQTVYHRPPRINGEKTSLPLSLGYSLQLGRGALISRLTGITTVSNFRVADIAAGGHGAPLVPRVDAYLLSHPQEGRCIQNIGGIGNVAYIPPRRDNWLSRILGWDTGPGNSLLDLAVQYFSDGAKSYDENGTWAASGTPYHPLVEKWLSQDYFHLSPPKSTGRELFGVTYLNNCLQDAQVYHLSPADVLATITELTAASIVHSYRTFLPEMPQRVLLCGGGSRNLYLKHRLELLLAPIPVLTTDDVGLSAAFKEAIAFAVLAYWRQLGIPGNLPAATGGEKEVLLGELHSNITE